A window of the Tunturibacter empetritectus genome harbors these coding sequences:
- a CDS encoding adenylate kinase, with the protein MTEPVTAQAANFLPGPVLLLGAPGVGKGTQAKALMAAYGIPQISTGDILRSNISNGTPLGKAAKTLVDQGTLVSDDLVNEMVADRLKQPDTARGFILDGFPRTLNQATWLDAQLSDDPNTLPVVAISISVDYEQLLHRITGRRISPAGRIYNIYSNPPRTPGICDVDGSTLVQRPDDSEAVFTERMKTFQAQTAPVIEHYRNQSRFEEINGDQSVEQVTADIEAALIRLRQYPNS; encoded by the coding sequence ATGACTGAACCCGTGACGGCCCAGGCAGCTAACTTCCTGCCCGGGCCGGTGCTCCTTTTAGGCGCTCCCGGCGTTGGCAAAGGCACGCAGGCGAAGGCGCTTATGGCCGCCTATGGCATCCCGCAAATATCCACCGGCGACATCCTCCGCTCGAACATCTCCAACGGTACGCCACTCGGCAAAGCGGCGAAGACTCTGGTCGACCAGGGAACTCTCGTCTCCGACGACCTCGTCAACGAGATGGTCGCCGACCGCCTCAAGCAGCCTGACACCGCACGGGGCTTCATCCTCGACGGCTTTCCCCGCACTCTCAACCAGGCCACCTGGCTCGATGCCCAGCTCTCCGACGATCCCAACACCCTTCCTGTTGTCGCCATCAGCATCTCAGTTGACTACGAGCAGCTCCTACACCGCATCACTGGCCGCCGCATCTCACCCGCTGGCCGCATCTACAACATCTACTCGAACCCGCCCAGGACTCCCGGCATCTGTGACGTAGATGGTTCCACCCTCGTCCAGCGCCCAGACGACTCTGAGGCCGTCTTCACCGAACGCATGAAGACCTTCCAAGCTCAAACGGCCCCGGTCATCGAGCACTATCGCAACCAGAGCCGTTTCGAAGAGATCAACGGCGACCAATCCGTCGAACAGGT